A DNA window from Streptococcus parapneumoniae contains the following coding sequences:
- a CDS encoding glycerophosphodiester phosphodiesterase, which yields MKPEKPKKLGFKQIYLNLDKILFLFFLIFMIVEYLWVPFNSWLASFLLDQTGYLFISYNNVLAILTHSPLISLAFLALIIINLLVAYFQIGLLFIGARHLLYHEKRRLIEYIRKVFHESFGFMKKLTCAKALFIFFYIAMLFPFIRKMLKIYYLNKIVIPEFIQDYLEDKYWMWWLSILLLSLIFLYVSVRLMFALPKIVYDQLTVREAVMFSLEKTKKRVAFYAWNLFYILLKANLLFYLPLIPLLLAQTLVDDITQRESLILGILNFVVIKNLYYMALTYFLVKFVSFLTGKELDMLPRREKDHIMRWGVMICASLFFALEGYIYLETPMVHLPQLISHRGVSNANGIQNTVESLETTAQLKPDLVETDVQETKDGQFVMMHDANLKNLAGINKSPQDLNLEELKGIDIFENGYQTKISSFEDYLSRANELGQKLLIEIKTSKKDSPDMMDRFLARYAAKLKIYGHQIQSLDYHVVEKVRQYDAELPVYFIMPYNSVFPKTKATGYTMEYSTLDEYFVSKLWTTDQKLYIWTVNDSEAISKSLHLGVDGVITDDLEKVQWEIEVAQEDPEYTDLLLKKALEFFEF from the coding sequence ATGAAACCTGAAAAACCTAAAAAATTGGGTTTTAAACAGATTTACCTCAATCTTGATAAAATCCTCTTTCTCTTTTTCTTAATTTTTATGATAGTGGAGTATTTGTGGGTCCCATTCAATTCATGGTTGGCTAGCTTCTTATTAGATCAGACAGGTTATCTTTTTATTTCCTATAACAATGTCTTAGCCATCCTCACTCATTCTCCATTGATTAGTCTAGCTTTTTTGGCCTTGATCATCATTAACCTGCTGGTCGCTTATTTTCAAATAGGACTCCTCTTTATTGGTGCTCGTCATCTCCTCTATCATGAAAAGCGAAGGCTAATTGAGTATATCCGCAAGGTTTTCCATGAAAGTTTTGGATTTATGAAAAAGCTAACTTGCGCCAAAGCCTTGTTTATCTTTTTCTATATAGCTATGCTTTTTCCTTTTATACGGAAAATGCTGAAGATTTATTATCTCAATAAAATCGTCATTCCAGAGTTTATCCAAGATTATTTAGAAGATAAATATTGGATGTGGTGGCTGAGCATCCTACTTCTATCTCTTATCTTTCTCTATGTCTCTGTCAGATTGATGTTTGCCCTTCCGAAGATTGTATATGATCAGCTGACTGTTCGAGAAGCAGTGATGTTTAGTTTGGAGAAAACCAAGAAGAGAGTTGCTTTTTATGCTTGGAATTTATTTTATATCTTGCTCAAGGCAAATTTATTATTTTATCTTCCTTTGATTCCTTTGTTATTGGCTCAAACTTTGGTAGATGACATCACTCAGAGAGAGTCTCTGATTCTTGGTATTTTGAATTTTGTTGTGATTAAAAATCTTTATTATATGGCTCTGACTTACTTTTTGGTTAAATTTGTTTCATTTTTGACAGGAAAGGAGCTGGATATGCTTCCTAGGAGAGAAAAAGATCACATCATGCGATGGGGAGTCATGATTTGTGCCAGTCTTTTCTTTGCCTTAGAAGGTTATATTTATCTGGAGACTCCCATGGTTCATTTACCTCAGCTTATTTCTCACCGAGGGGTTTCCAATGCAAATGGGATTCAAAATACAGTAGAGTCCTTGGAAACTACAGCACAACTCAAACCAGACTTGGTAGAGACGGACGTGCAGGAGACAAAAGATGGGCAGTTTGTCATGATGCATGATGCTAACTTGAAAAATCTAGCAGGTATCAATAAAAGTCCTCAAGACTTAAACTTGGAGGAGCTTAAAGGGATTGATATTTTTGAAAATGGCTACCAGACTAAAATTTCAAGCTTTGAAGATTATCTCAGTCGAGCCAACGAACTTGGTCAAAAATTACTAATTGAAATCAAAACCAGTAAAAAAGATAGTCCAGACATGATGGACCGCTTTTTAGCCCGTTATGCTGCAAAGCTCAAGATTTATGGACATCAAATCCAATCTTTAGACTACCATGTTGTCGAAAAAGTAAGACAGTATGATGCCGAACTGCCAGTTTATTTCATCATGCCCTACAATTCTGTCTTTCCTAAAACAAAGGCGACAGGATATACTATGGAGTACTCGACCTTGGATGAATATTTTGTAAGCAAACTATGGACAACGGACCAGAAACTTTATATCTGGACTGTCAATGATTCAGAAGCTATCAGCAAATCTCTTCACTTAGGAGTAGATGGAGTGATTACAGATGATTTGGAAAAGGTTCAGTGGGAAATAGAAGTAGCCCAAGAAGATCCAGAATATACGGATTTGCTCTTGAAAAAAGCTTTGGAATTCTTTGAATTTTAG
- a CDS encoding 3'-5' exonuclease, whose amino-acid sequence MERLEDYIAFDLEFNQHEGQTHLIQVSAVRFRDSQEIDAYDSYVNTSVPLKSFINGLTGITAETLKDAPPVEEVIKEFQEFVGSLPMIGYNAVKSDLPILAEHGLDYSQQYKVDLYDEAFERRSSDLHGIANLKLQTVASFLGFQGQSHNSLEDARMTARVYESFLESDQARELLETESSLSNNPFGGLDLSQLFD is encoded by the coding sequence ATGGAACGATTAGAAGATTACATTGCTTTTGACTTAGAATTTAATCAGCACGAAGGACAAACACACTTGATTCAAGTATCGGCAGTGCGTTTTAGAGATAGTCAGGAAATCGATGCCTATGATTCCTATGTCAATACCAGTGTTCCCTTAAAAAGTTTTATCAATGGTTTGACTGGGATTACAGCCGAGACTCTAAAAGATGCTCCCCCAGTGGAGGAAGTCATAAAAGAATTCCAAGAGTTTGTGGGTTCTTTGCCGATGATAGGCTACAATGCTGTTAAAAGTGATTTGCCTATTCTAGCAGAGCATGGTTTAGACTACAGCCAGCAGTACAAGGTGGATTTGTATGATGAAGCTTTTGAACGTCGTAGTTCAGATTTACATGGTATTGCCAATCTCAAGTTGCAAACTGTTGCCTCATTTCTTGGATTTCAAGGACAGTCCCATAATAGTTTAGAGGATGCTCGGATGACGGCGCGTGTTTACGAGTCCTTCTTAGAGTCAGATCAAGCTAGAGAATTGTTAGAGACAGAAAGTAGCTTATCAAACAATCCTTTTGGAGGCTTGGACTTATCTCAATTATTTGACTAG
- the rocS gene encoding chromosome segregation protein RocS translates to MSIEMTVSEIAEVLGLSRQAINNRVKELPEEDTDKNDKGVTVVTRSGLIKLEEIYKKTIFEDEPVSEDVKQRELMEILVDEKNAEILRLYEQLKAKDRQLAEKDEQMRIKDRQIAEKDKQLDQQQQLTLQAMKDQENLKLELDQAKEEVQSTKKGFFARLFGG, encoded by the coding sequence ATGAGTATTGAAATGACCGTCAGTGAGATTGCAGAGGTCTTAGGATTATCTCGCCAAGCAATCAATAACCGTGTCAAAGAATTACCAGAAGAAGACACAGATAAAAATGACAAAGGGGTAACAGTCGTTACCAGAAGTGGCTTGATTAAGCTAGAAGAAATCTATAAAAAAACGATTTTTGAAGATGAGCCTGTCAGTGAAGATGTCAAGCAACGTGAACTGATGGAGATTCTGGTTGATGAGAAGAATGCAGAAATTCTTCGTCTCTATGAACAATTAAAAGCCAAGGATCGTCAGTTAGCAGAAAAAGATGAGCAGATGCGCATCAAAGACCGTCAGATTGCTGAGAAAGATAAACAACTGGATCAGCAGCAACAATTGACCCTTCAAGCAATGAAGGATCAAGAAAATCTTAAGCTAGAGCTGGACCAAGCAAAAGAAGAAGTCCAATCCACTAAGAAAGGCTTTTTTGCTCGTTTATTTGGAGGATAA
- a CDS encoding 5'-methylthioadenosine/adenosylhomocysteine nucleosidase, protein MKIGIIAAMPEELAYLVQHLENAQEQVVLGNTYHTGTIASHEVVLVESGIGKVMSAMSVAILADHFQVDALINTGSAGAVAEGIAVGDVVIADKLAYHDVDVTAFGYAYGQMAQQPLYFESDKTFVAKIQESLSQLDQNWHLGLIATGDSFVAGNDKIEAIKSHFPDVLAVEMEGAAIAQAAHALNLPVLVIRAMSDNANHEANISFDEFIIEAGRRSAQVLLAFLKALN, encoded by the coding sequence ATGAAAATAGGAATTATTGCGGCAATGCCAGAAGAACTGGCTTATTTGGTCCAGCATTTAGAAAATGCCCAAGAGCAAGTTGTCTTAGGAAATACCTATCATACAGGCACCATTGCCTCGCATGAAGTCGTTCTTGTAGAAAGTGGAATTGGTAAGGTCATGTCTGCTATGAGTGTGGCGATTTTGGCTGATCATTTCCAAGTGGATGCTTTGATTAACACGGGATCTGCTGGAGCAGTAGCAGAGGGTATCGCTGTTGGGGATGTTGTAATTGCTGACAAGTTAGCCTATCATGACGTGGATGTTACAGCTTTTGGCTATGCTTATGGGCAAATGGCGCAACAACCGCTTTATTTTGAATCAGATAAAACTTTTGTTGCCAAAATCCAAGAGAGTTTATCTCAATTGGATCAAAACTGGCATCTTGGTTTGATTGCTACAGGAGATAGTTTTGTCGCAGGAAATGATAAGATAGAAGCGATTAAGTCTCATTTTCCAGATGTTTTGGCTGTTGAGATGGAGGGGGCAGCTATTGCTCAGGCAGCGCATGCTCTTAATCTTCCAGTTTTAGTCATTCGAGCTATGAGTGACAATGCCAACCATGAAGCAAACATCTCTTTTGATGAGTTTATTATCGAAGCTGGACGTCGCTCTGCCCAAGTCTTATTAGCCTTTTTGAAGGCCTTAAATTAA
- the macP gene encoding cell wall synthase accessory phosphoprotein MacP, with amino-acid sequence MGKPLLTDEMIERANRGEKISGPPLLDDNEETKILPTSSSRFGYANPKDHGFSQETLKIQVEPSIHKSRRIENTKRNVFNSKLNKILFAVIFLLILLVLAMKLL; translated from the coding sequence ATGGGTAAACCTTTATTAACGGATGAAATGATTGAAAGAGCTAATAGAGGCGAAAAAATTTCAGGTCCTCCTTTGCTAGATGATAATGAGGAGACTAAGATTTTACCAACCTCTTCTTCCCGTTTTGGTTATGCCAATCCTAAGGATCATGGTTTTAGCCAGGAAACCTTGAAGATTCAGGTCGAACCGTCTATTCATAAAAGCCGTCGCATTGAAAATACCAAGAGAAATGTCTTCAATTCTAAGTTGAATAAGATTTTATTCGCAGTCATCTTTCTCTTGATTTTGCTTGTCTTAGCAATGAAACTTTTGTAA
- a CDS encoding NUDIX hydrolase, giving the protein MEFEEKTLSRKEIYQGPIFKLVQEQVELPEGKGTAQRDLIFHNGAVCVLAVTDEQKLILVKQYRKAIEAVSYEIPAGKLEVGENTDPIAAALRELEEETAYTGKLELLYDFYSAIGFCNEKLKLYLASDLTKVKNPRPQDEDETLEVLEVSLEEAKELIQSGHICDAKTIMAVQYWELHKK; this is encoded by the coding sequence ATGGAATTTGAAGAAAAAACGCTTAGCAGAAAAGAAATCTATCAAGGACCAATATTTAAACTGGTCCAAGAGCAGGTTGAATTACCAGAAGGCAAGGGAACTGCCCAACGGGATTTGATTTTCCACAATGGAGCTGTTTGTGTTTTAGCAGTAACGGATGAGCAAAAACTTATCTTGGTCAAGCAGTACCGCAAAGCTATTGAGGCTGTCTCTTACGAAATTCCAGCTGGAAAATTGGAAGTAGGAGAAAATACAGACCCTATTGCAGCAGCTCTGCGTGAATTAGAGGAAGAAACAGCTTATACAGGAAAATTAGAACTCTTGTACGACTTTTACTCAGCCATTGGCTTTTGTAATGAAAAGTTAAAACTATACCTAGCGAGCGACTTGACAAAGGTGAAAAATCCGCGTCCACAGGATGAAGATGAGACCTTGGAAGTCCTTGAAGTGAGCTTAGAAGAAGCCAAGGAATTGATCCAATCAGGTCATATTTGTGATGCCAAGACAATTATGGCTGTTCAGTATTGGGAATTGCACAAAAAATAG